A window of Primulina huaijiensis isolate GDHJ02 chromosome 9, ASM1229523v2, whole genome shotgun sequence contains these coding sequences:
- the LOC140984039 gene encoding uncharacterized protein isoform X1, with translation MKPSAQLSSAVFLLTPTRTRCDLIIISNDKKEKIASGLLNPFLSHLKTAQDQISKGGYSILLEPKNGSDAAWFTKATLERFVCFVSTPEILERVHTLETEILQIEEAIITQSCKDIGQIIVEDHRETMRGSEGNKYLHDNEEKAIVLYKPEAPLPEADGSCLQEGNSKVQLLKILETRKTVLKKEQGMAFARAVAAGFDIDHVTPLLSFAESFGATRLLEACSRFINLWKSKDETGQWLELEASEVLATRSEFSAINASGIFLSGTTDKHDEPNHELATESNGKSCSTNNEADNSAPNGQQEYFQGQFPHLVFPSWSLNNPPGAQPVFPAYPVQGMPYYPTYAGSGPFFQPPHWPMEHASSNFGRQSGHRKQSSDGRDNNGSEMSDIERTRSLDDMQISAVFPDSRKLHRKSEGSNKKQSGTVVIRNINYITSKEKKSGNESNSDSDTDTDGEYKSSKGDGLGMIHQNSNRSLRNKGSHMNSLDNLSFNNVISNFGKDADDTHRKAFQNCLLQEGDEHASAYNKGMLAMQNNTKIRANTMGADPLAHGSPGRGALQVDRINGTHEIDERTFPRFRGSDDFIIGSRQNQQKFRNSLGALDVNCFEVATNLIDGESSQGMTDESFIVPFRTMSIDQVGGRDRSAIDMGSEIPSARQNFDVRNVVNYEPDGLSLMPERGTEKRSIGYDLTQDYEMQVCTESSQEKGKKEVADPKGGLRKLDKDKRLKVNSDPLSKQRTGGPIRKNKSSKMSPLEDARARAERLRSYKADLQKMKKEKEEAEMKRIEGLKRERQKRIASRGSSTTTSAKPSSLSPQMPTKLSPATDKGSKLGDSEPESSSPSQRSKIRTSVRASVPLKASVSSKLNEGGHVAANRLTRSASSLSEPKRDSQGVTPDCKASMALIRRLSKPKTNTNPPVMLSKARSVESVSKRKLSEGTERNKIPAIINLDRSKAVMLPELKIKTSKALVNSGENGSTVKGKQKVNGINPSTNAELIVKNSNRLHQIDIDENPIVEKTVVMLEYEKPYAPTLHPLEGKLEMGNKHYNDRDTGEKSKVTSNLADARTTPPVRRVDNHFLPSQLQKQSDSNEVKASYLD, from the exons ATGAAGCCGAGTGCTCAGCTGAGCTCGGCTGTTTTTCTTCTCACTCCGACTAGAACTCG GTGTGATTTGATTATCATATCAAAtgacaagaaagaaaaaattgcTTCGGGATTGCTGAATCCTTTTCTCTCCCATCTCAAGACTGCCCAAGATCAAATCTCGAAGGGTGGTTATTCAATTTTACTTGAGCCGAAAAATGGCAGTGATGCAGCTTGGTTTACGAAAGCAACTCTTGAAAG GTTTGTTTGTTTTGTGAGCACGCCGGAAATCTTGGAACGTGTGCACACGTTAGAGACTGAGATCTTACAGATTGAGGAGGCAATCATCACTCAGAGTTGCAAAGATATAGGGCAAATCATT GTGGAAGATCATCGAGAAACCATGAGAGGATCTGAAG gaaacaaatatttacatgATAACGAGGAGAAAGCAATTGTTCTTTACAAG CCCGAGGCACCACTTCCTGAAGCTGATGGGTCATGCTTGCAGGAGGGAAATTCTAA AGTTCAGCTTTTGAAAATCCTCGAAACACGCAAAACAGTGCTAAAAAAAGAACAAGGTATGGCATTTGCTCGTGCTGTGGCAGCTGGTTTTGATATTGATCATGTGACGCCACTTTTATCATTTGCTGAGAGCTTTGGGGCCACGCGATTACT AGAAGCATGCTCAAGATTCATAAATCTGTGGAAGAGTAAAGATGAAACTGGTCAATGGCTTGAACTTGAAGCATCAGAAGTGTTGGCCACTCGATCAGAGTTTTCTGCaataaatgcatctggtatttttTTGTCTGGCACTACTGACAAACATGATGAGCCAAACCATGAGCTGGCTACAGAGAGTAATGGGAAATCATGCTCGACCAATAATGAAG CAGATAACTCAGCTCCAAATGGTCAACAAGAATATTTTCAGGGACAGTTTCCTCATCTAGTTTTTCCTTCGTGGTCTTTGAATAATCCCCCCGGTGCCCAACCAGTATTTCCTGCATACCCTGTTCAAGGAATGCCATACTATCCGACTTACGCAGGCAGTGGCCCCTTTTTTCAGCCACCTCATTGGCCCATGGAGCACGCCTCATCAAATTTTGGTCGTCAATCAGGGCATAGAAAGCAATCAAGTGATGGTAGGGATAATAATGGTTCAGAAATGTCAGATATTGAGAGAACTAGATCATTGGATGATATGCAAATTAGTGCAGTGTTTCCAGACAGCCGTAAACTGCATAGAAAAAGTGAAGGATCTAATAAAAAACAATCTGGCACGGTTGTTATacgaaatattaattatataacttCGAAAGAGAAGAAATCTGGCAATGAATCCAACTCAGATTCAGATACTGACACTGATGGAgaatataaaagttctaagGGTGATGGTCTTGGGATGATCCATCAAAATAGTAACAGATCTTTGAGAAATAAAGGAAGCCATATGAATTCTTTGGATAATTTGAGTTTCAACAATGTAATTTCTAATTTTGGAAAAGATGCTGATGATACACATCGGAAGGCTTTTCAGAACTGTTTACTCCAGGAAGGTGATGAGCATGCTAGTGCTTACAACAAGGGCATGCTAGCTATgcaaaataatacaaaaatacgGGCAAACACAATGGGTGCTGATCCACTGGCTCATGGTTCACCGGGACGAGGTGCTTTACAAGTTGATAGGATTAATGGCACCCACGAAATTGATGAACGTACATTCCCTAGGTTCAGGGGATCAGATGATTTTATTATTGGCAGTCGACAGAACCAACAAAAATTCCGAAATTCATTGGGTGCACTAGATGTGAATTGTTTTGAGGTTGCCACCAATCTGATAGATGGAGAATCCTCTCAGGGAATGACCGACGAGTCTTTCATTGTACCATTTCGTACAATGTCAATAGATCAAGTTGGAGGCAGGGATAGATCTGCTATTGATATGGGCTCTGAGATTCCATCAGCACGTCAAAATTTTGATGTTAGGAATGTAGTCAATTATGAACCTGATGGTTTAAGCTTAATGCCAGAACGTGGAACTGAGAAGAGATCAATCGGATATGACCTTACTCAGGACTATGAAATGCAGGTCTGTACTGAGAGTTCTcaggaaaaagggaaaaaagaaGTTGCTGACCCAAAGGGAGGATTACGGAAATTAGATAAGGATAAGAGATTGAAGGTCAACTCGGATCCTTTGAGTAAGCAAAGAACTGGAGGTCCTATAAGGAAAAACAAGTCTTCAAAGATGAGTCCTTTAGAAGATGCACGTGCCCGTGCTGAGAGGCTGAGATCCTATAAAGCTGATctgcagaaaatgaaaaaagagaag GAAGAGGCTGAAATGAAGAGAATTGAAGGTTTAAAGCGAGAGAGGCAAAAGAGAATTGCGTCGAGGGGCAGTTCCACCACCACTTCTGCAAAACCATCCTCACTCTCACCTCAAATGCCAACAAAGCTATCTCCAGCCACTGATAAAGGATCTAAGTTAGGTGATTCTGAGCCTGAGTCCTCATCACCCTCGCAGAGATCAAAAATTAGAACTTCAGTTAGAGCGAGTGTGCCACTCAAAGCTTCGGTATCCAGTAAACTAAATGAGGGGGGTCATGTGGCAGCTAATAGATTGACTAGGTCCGCATCATCATTATCTGAACCGAAAAGAGATAGTCAGGGTGTTACACCTGATTGTAAGGCTTCCATGGCGCTAATTAGGAGGTTATCAAAGCCTAAAACAAACACCAACCCTCCTGTTATGTTGTCGAAGGCACGAAGTGTTGAATCAGTATCAAAGAGGAAGTTGTCTGAGGGGACTGAGAGGAACAAAATACCTGCTATCATAAACCTAGACAGAAGTAAAGCTGTGATGCTGCCTGAATTGAAGATTAAAACATCAAAAGCGCTTGTAAATTCAGGTGAGAATGGATCAACTGTAAAAGGCAAACAGAAGGTGAATGGAATAAACCCTTCTACAAATGCTGAATTAATTGTGAAAAACTCCAATAGATTAcatcagattgatattgatgaGAATCCGATAGTTGAGAAAACTGTTGTCATGCTTGAGTATGAGAAACCTTATGCTCCCACCTTGCATCCATTGGAAGGAAAGTTGGAGATGGGAAATAAGCATTATAATGATCGTGACACAGGAGAGAAAAGTAAGGTGACATCCAACTTAGCTGATGCGCGTACTACACCACCAGTGAGACGTGTTGATAACCATTTCTTACCTTCTCAACTCCAAAAACAATCAGATTCTAATGAG GTTAAGGCATCTTATTTGGACTAG
- the LOC140984039 gene encoding uncharacterized protein isoform X4 — MAFARAVAAGFDIDHVTPLLSFAESFGATRLLEACSRFINLWKSKDETGQWLELEASEVLATRSEFSAINASGIFLSGTTDKHDEPNHELATESNGKSCSTNNEADNSAPNGQQEYFQGQFPHLVFPSWSLNNPPGAQPVFPAYPVQGMPYYPTYAGSGPFFQPPHWPMEHASSNFGRQSGHRKQSSDGRDNNGSEMSDIERTRSLDDMQISAVFPDSRKLHRKSEGSNKKQSGTVVIRNINYITSKEKKSGNESNSDSDTDTDGEYKSSKGDGLGMIHQNSNRSLRNKGSHMNSLDNLSFNNVISNFGKDADDTHRKAFQNCLLQEGDEHASAYNKGMLAMQNNTKIRANTMGADPLAHGSPGRGALQVDRINGTHEIDERTFPRFRGSDDFIIGSRQNQQKFRNSLGALDVNCFEVATNLIDGESSQGMTDESFIVPFRTMSIDQVGGRDRSAIDMGSEIPSARQNFDVRNVVNYEPDGLSLMPERGTEKRSIGYDLTQDYEMQVCTESSQEKGKKEVADPKGGLRKLDKDKRLKVNSDPLSKQRTGGPIRKNKSSKMSPLEDARARAERLRSYKADLQKMKKEKEEAEMKRIEGLKRERQKRIASRGSSTTTSAKPSSLSPQMPTKLSPATDKGSKLGDSEPESSSPSQRSKIRTSVRASVPLKASVSSKLNEGGHVAANRLTRSASSLSEPKRDSQGVTPDCKASMALIRRLSKPKTNTNPPVMLSKARSVESVSKRKLSEGTERNKIPAIINLDRSKAVMLPELKIKTSKALVNSGENGSTVKGKQKVNGINPSTNAELIVKNSNRLHQIDIDENPIVEKTVVMLEYEKPYAPTLHPLEGKLEMGNKHYNDRDTGEKSKVTSNLADARTTPPVRRVDNHFLPSQLQKQSDSNEVKASYLD, encoded by the exons ATGGCATTTGCTCGTGCTGTGGCAGCTGGTTTTGATATTGATCATGTGACGCCACTTTTATCATTTGCTGAGAGCTTTGGGGCCACGCGATTACT AGAAGCATGCTCAAGATTCATAAATCTGTGGAAGAGTAAAGATGAAACTGGTCAATGGCTTGAACTTGAAGCATCAGAAGTGTTGGCCACTCGATCAGAGTTTTCTGCaataaatgcatctggtatttttTTGTCTGGCACTACTGACAAACATGATGAGCCAAACCATGAGCTGGCTACAGAGAGTAATGGGAAATCATGCTCGACCAATAATGAAG CAGATAACTCAGCTCCAAATGGTCAACAAGAATATTTTCAGGGACAGTTTCCTCATCTAGTTTTTCCTTCGTGGTCTTTGAATAATCCCCCCGGTGCCCAACCAGTATTTCCTGCATACCCTGTTCAAGGAATGCCATACTATCCGACTTACGCAGGCAGTGGCCCCTTTTTTCAGCCACCTCATTGGCCCATGGAGCACGCCTCATCAAATTTTGGTCGTCAATCAGGGCATAGAAAGCAATCAAGTGATGGTAGGGATAATAATGGTTCAGAAATGTCAGATATTGAGAGAACTAGATCATTGGATGATATGCAAATTAGTGCAGTGTTTCCAGACAGCCGTAAACTGCATAGAAAAAGTGAAGGATCTAATAAAAAACAATCTGGCACGGTTGTTATacgaaatattaattatataacttCGAAAGAGAAGAAATCTGGCAATGAATCCAACTCAGATTCAGATACTGACACTGATGGAgaatataaaagttctaagGGTGATGGTCTTGGGATGATCCATCAAAATAGTAACAGATCTTTGAGAAATAAAGGAAGCCATATGAATTCTTTGGATAATTTGAGTTTCAACAATGTAATTTCTAATTTTGGAAAAGATGCTGATGATACACATCGGAAGGCTTTTCAGAACTGTTTACTCCAGGAAGGTGATGAGCATGCTAGTGCTTACAACAAGGGCATGCTAGCTATgcaaaataatacaaaaatacgGGCAAACACAATGGGTGCTGATCCACTGGCTCATGGTTCACCGGGACGAGGTGCTTTACAAGTTGATAGGATTAATGGCACCCACGAAATTGATGAACGTACATTCCCTAGGTTCAGGGGATCAGATGATTTTATTATTGGCAGTCGACAGAACCAACAAAAATTCCGAAATTCATTGGGTGCACTAGATGTGAATTGTTTTGAGGTTGCCACCAATCTGATAGATGGAGAATCCTCTCAGGGAATGACCGACGAGTCTTTCATTGTACCATTTCGTACAATGTCAATAGATCAAGTTGGAGGCAGGGATAGATCTGCTATTGATATGGGCTCTGAGATTCCATCAGCACGTCAAAATTTTGATGTTAGGAATGTAGTCAATTATGAACCTGATGGTTTAAGCTTAATGCCAGAACGTGGAACTGAGAAGAGATCAATCGGATATGACCTTACTCAGGACTATGAAATGCAGGTCTGTACTGAGAGTTCTcaggaaaaagggaaaaaagaaGTTGCTGACCCAAAGGGAGGATTACGGAAATTAGATAAGGATAAGAGATTGAAGGTCAACTCGGATCCTTTGAGTAAGCAAAGAACTGGAGGTCCTATAAGGAAAAACAAGTCTTCAAAGATGAGTCCTTTAGAAGATGCACGTGCCCGTGCTGAGAGGCTGAGATCCTATAAAGCTGATctgcagaaaatgaaaaaagagaag GAAGAGGCTGAAATGAAGAGAATTGAAGGTTTAAAGCGAGAGAGGCAAAAGAGAATTGCGTCGAGGGGCAGTTCCACCACCACTTCTGCAAAACCATCCTCACTCTCACCTCAAATGCCAACAAAGCTATCTCCAGCCACTGATAAAGGATCTAAGTTAGGTGATTCTGAGCCTGAGTCCTCATCACCCTCGCAGAGATCAAAAATTAGAACTTCAGTTAGAGCGAGTGTGCCACTCAAAGCTTCGGTATCCAGTAAACTAAATGAGGGGGGTCATGTGGCAGCTAATAGATTGACTAGGTCCGCATCATCATTATCTGAACCGAAAAGAGATAGTCAGGGTGTTACACCTGATTGTAAGGCTTCCATGGCGCTAATTAGGAGGTTATCAAAGCCTAAAACAAACACCAACCCTCCTGTTATGTTGTCGAAGGCACGAAGTGTTGAATCAGTATCAAAGAGGAAGTTGTCTGAGGGGACTGAGAGGAACAAAATACCTGCTATCATAAACCTAGACAGAAGTAAAGCTGTGATGCTGCCTGAATTGAAGATTAAAACATCAAAAGCGCTTGTAAATTCAGGTGAGAATGGATCAACTGTAAAAGGCAAACAGAAGGTGAATGGAATAAACCCTTCTACAAATGCTGAATTAATTGTGAAAAACTCCAATAGATTAcatcagattgatattgatgaGAATCCGATAGTTGAGAAAACTGTTGTCATGCTTGAGTATGAGAAACCTTATGCTCCCACCTTGCATCCATTGGAAGGAAAGTTGGAGATGGGAAATAAGCATTATAATGATCGTGACACAGGAGAGAAAAGTAAGGTGACATCCAACTTAGCTGATGCGCGTACTACACCACCAGTGAGACGTGTTGATAACCATTTCTTACCTTCTCAACTCCAAAAACAATCAGATTCTAATGAG GTTAAGGCATCTTATTTGGACTAG
- the LOC140984039 gene encoding uncharacterized protein isoform X2, with protein sequence MKPSAQLSSAVFLLTPTRTRCDLIIISNDKKEKIASGLLNPFLSHLKTAQDQISKGGYSILLEPKNGSDAAWFTKATLERFVCFVSTPEILERVHTLETEILQIEEAIITQSCKDIGQIIVEDHRETMRGSEGNKYLHDNEEKAIVLYKPEAPLPEADGSCLQEGNSKVQLLKILETRKTVLKKEQGMAFARAVAAGFDIDHVTPLLSFAESFGATRLLEACSRFINLWKSKDETGQWLELEASEVLATRSEFSAINASGIFLSGTTDKHDEPNHELATESNGKSCSTNNEDNSAPNGQQEYFQGQFPHLVFPSWSLNNPPGAQPVFPAYPVQGMPYYPTYAGSGPFFQPPHWPMEHASSNFGRQSGHRKQSSDGRDNNGSEMSDIERTRSLDDMQISAVFPDSRKLHRKSEGSNKKQSGTVVIRNINYITSKEKKSGNESNSDSDTDTDGEYKSSKGDGLGMIHQNSNRSLRNKGSHMNSLDNLSFNNVISNFGKDADDTHRKAFQNCLLQEGDEHASAYNKGMLAMQNNTKIRANTMGADPLAHGSPGRGALQVDRINGTHEIDERTFPRFRGSDDFIIGSRQNQQKFRNSLGALDVNCFEVATNLIDGESSQGMTDESFIVPFRTMSIDQVGGRDRSAIDMGSEIPSARQNFDVRNVVNYEPDGLSLMPERGTEKRSIGYDLTQDYEMQVCTESSQEKGKKEVADPKGGLRKLDKDKRLKVNSDPLSKQRTGGPIRKNKSSKMSPLEDARARAERLRSYKADLQKMKKEKEEAEMKRIEGLKRERQKRIASRGSSTTTSAKPSSLSPQMPTKLSPATDKGSKLGDSEPESSSPSQRSKIRTSVRASVPLKASVSSKLNEGGHVAANRLTRSASSLSEPKRDSQGVTPDCKASMALIRRLSKPKTNTNPPVMLSKARSVESVSKRKLSEGTERNKIPAIINLDRSKAVMLPELKIKTSKALVNSGENGSTVKGKQKVNGINPSTNAELIVKNSNRLHQIDIDENPIVEKTVVMLEYEKPYAPTLHPLEGKLEMGNKHYNDRDTGEKSKVTSNLADARTTPPVRRVDNHFLPSQLQKQSDSNEVKASYLD encoded by the exons ATGAAGCCGAGTGCTCAGCTGAGCTCGGCTGTTTTTCTTCTCACTCCGACTAGAACTCG GTGTGATTTGATTATCATATCAAAtgacaagaaagaaaaaattgcTTCGGGATTGCTGAATCCTTTTCTCTCCCATCTCAAGACTGCCCAAGATCAAATCTCGAAGGGTGGTTATTCAATTTTACTTGAGCCGAAAAATGGCAGTGATGCAGCTTGGTTTACGAAAGCAACTCTTGAAAG GTTTGTTTGTTTTGTGAGCACGCCGGAAATCTTGGAACGTGTGCACACGTTAGAGACTGAGATCTTACAGATTGAGGAGGCAATCATCACTCAGAGTTGCAAAGATATAGGGCAAATCATT GTGGAAGATCATCGAGAAACCATGAGAGGATCTGAAG gaaacaaatatttacatgATAACGAGGAGAAAGCAATTGTTCTTTACAAG CCCGAGGCACCACTTCCTGAAGCTGATGGGTCATGCTTGCAGGAGGGAAATTCTAA AGTTCAGCTTTTGAAAATCCTCGAAACACGCAAAACAGTGCTAAAAAAAGAACAAGGTATGGCATTTGCTCGTGCTGTGGCAGCTGGTTTTGATATTGATCATGTGACGCCACTTTTATCATTTGCTGAGAGCTTTGGGGCCACGCGATTACT AGAAGCATGCTCAAGATTCATAAATCTGTGGAAGAGTAAAGATGAAACTGGTCAATGGCTTGAACTTGAAGCATCAGAAGTGTTGGCCACTCGATCAGAGTTTTCTGCaataaatgcatctggtatttttTTGTCTGGCACTACTGACAAACATGATGAGCCAAACCATGAGCTGGCTACAGAGAGTAATGGGAAATCATGCTCGACCAATAATGAAG ATAACTCAGCTCCAAATGGTCAACAAGAATATTTTCAGGGACAGTTTCCTCATCTAGTTTTTCCTTCGTGGTCTTTGAATAATCCCCCCGGTGCCCAACCAGTATTTCCTGCATACCCTGTTCAAGGAATGCCATACTATCCGACTTACGCAGGCAGTGGCCCCTTTTTTCAGCCACCTCATTGGCCCATGGAGCACGCCTCATCAAATTTTGGTCGTCAATCAGGGCATAGAAAGCAATCAAGTGATGGTAGGGATAATAATGGTTCAGAAATGTCAGATATTGAGAGAACTAGATCATTGGATGATATGCAAATTAGTGCAGTGTTTCCAGACAGCCGTAAACTGCATAGAAAAAGTGAAGGATCTAATAAAAAACAATCTGGCACGGTTGTTATacgaaatattaattatataacttCGAAAGAGAAGAAATCTGGCAATGAATCCAACTCAGATTCAGATACTGACACTGATGGAgaatataaaagttctaagGGTGATGGTCTTGGGATGATCCATCAAAATAGTAACAGATCTTTGAGAAATAAAGGAAGCCATATGAATTCTTTGGATAATTTGAGTTTCAACAATGTAATTTCTAATTTTGGAAAAGATGCTGATGATACACATCGGAAGGCTTTTCAGAACTGTTTACTCCAGGAAGGTGATGAGCATGCTAGTGCTTACAACAAGGGCATGCTAGCTATgcaaaataatacaaaaatacgGGCAAACACAATGGGTGCTGATCCACTGGCTCATGGTTCACCGGGACGAGGTGCTTTACAAGTTGATAGGATTAATGGCACCCACGAAATTGATGAACGTACATTCCCTAGGTTCAGGGGATCAGATGATTTTATTATTGGCAGTCGACAGAACCAACAAAAATTCCGAAATTCATTGGGTGCACTAGATGTGAATTGTTTTGAGGTTGCCACCAATCTGATAGATGGAGAATCCTCTCAGGGAATGACCGACGAGTCTTTCATTGTACCATTTCGTACAATGTCAATAGATCAAGTTGGAGGCAGGGATAGATCTGCTATTGATATGGGCTCTGAGATTCCATCAGCACGTCAAAATTTTGATGTTAGGAATGTAGTCAATTATGAACCTGATGGTTTAAGCTTAATGCCAGAACGTGGAACTGAGAAGAGATCAATCGGATATGACCTTACTCAGGACTATGAAATGCAGGTCTGTACTGAGAGTTCTcaggaaaaagggaaaaaagaaGTTGCTGACCCAAAGGGAGGATTACGGAAATTAGATAAGGATAAGAGATTGAAGGTCAACTCGGATCCTTTGAGTAAGCAAAGAACTGGAGGTCCTATAAGGAAAAACAAGTCTTCAAAGATGAGTCCTTTAGAAGATGCACGTGCCCGTGCTGAGAGGCTGAGATCCTATAAAGCTGATctgcagaaaatgaaaaaagagaag GAAGAGGCTGAAATGAAGAGAATTGAAGGTTTAAAGCGAGAGAGGCAAAAGAGAATTGCGTCGAGGGGCAGTTCCACCACCACTTCTGCAAAACCATCCTCACTCTCACCTCAAATGCCAACAAAGCTATCTCCAGCCACTGATAAAGGATCTAAGTTAGGTGATTCTGAGCCTGAGTCCTCATCACCCTCGCAGAGATCAAAAATTAGAACTTCAGTTAGAGCGAGTGTGCCACTCAAAGCTTCGGTATCCAGTAAACTAAATGAGGGGGGTCATGTGGCAGCTAATAGATTGACTAGGTCCGCATCATCATTATCTGAACCGAAAAGAGATAGTCAGGGTGTTACACCTGATTGTAAGGCTTCCATGGCGCTAATTAGGAGGTTATCAAAGCCTAAAACAAACACCAACCCTCCTGTTATGTTGTCGAAGGCACGAAGTGTTGAATCAGTATCAAAGAGGAAGTTGTCTGAGGGGACTGAGAGGAACAAAATACCTGCTATCATAAACCTAGACAGAAGTAAAGCTGTGATGCTGCCTGAATTGAAGATTAAAACATCAAAAGCGCTTGTAAATTCAGGTGAGAATGGATCAACTGTAAAAGGCAAACAGAAGGTGAATGGAATAAACCCTTCTACAAATGCTGAATTAATTGTGAAAAACTCCAATAGATTAcatcagattgatattgatgaGAATCCGATAGTTGAGAAAACTGTTGTCATGCTTGAGTATGAGAAACCTTATGCTCCCACCTTGCATCCATTGGAAGGAAAGTTGGAGATGGGAAATAAGCATTATAATGATCGTGACACAGGAGAGAAAAGTAAGGTGACATCCAACTTAGCTGATGCGCGTACTACACCACCAGTGAGACGTGTTGATAACCATTTCTTACCTTCTCAACTCCAAAAACAATCAGATTCTAATGAG GTTAAGGCATCTTATTTGGACTAG